The following are from one region of the Candidatus Obscuribacterales bacterium genome:
- the gcvPA gene encoding aminomethyl-transferring glycine dehydrogenase subunit GcvPA, which yields MSESQNVPYLPHTTKDRQEMLKTIGVNSFEELIKHIPKEIRIKELALQDSLSEIEVRETITQLAAKNTPASRQASFLGGGSYRRYTPAALESIVSRSEFATAYTPYQPEVSQGTLQTIYEFQTAICLLTGMDVANASLYDGPTACAEAALMACRLTDRQHIYVAQSVNPEYQKVTKTYAQSCGLQFDTLATPDGYLSDKFEIADDASCVIVQYSNYFGILEDLQAISKKAKEKGALLVVVSEPISLGLLTPPSEFGADIVIGDAQPCGNFLSFGGPSAGYLACRKDFVRQLPGRICGMTVDSEGKRAYTLTLQTREQHIRRAKATSNICTNQALNALSMLVYLVLMGPIGLRQLSEISVRRAHYLQELLTAIDGVKLSFAKPFFNEFLIETTKPATLILQQLQKKGVLGGIAVSLNYPHLEKAILITVTEMNSVKDLHKYADALKEILSNGQDKMITANSGKTAATNLTK from the coding sequence AATAGCTTTGAGGAATTGATAAAACATATTCCCAAAGAAATTCGCATCAAGGAATTGGCTCTTCAAGACAGTCTTTCCGAAATTGAAGTACGCGAAACAATTACTCAGTTAGCTGCTAAAAACACACCAGCATCAAGGCAAGCTTCCTTCCTTGGTGGCGGCTCATACCGCCGTTATACTCCAGCTGCTCTAGAATCAATTGTTTCTCGCTCTGAATTTGCCACTGCTTACACGCCTTACCAACCGGAAGTAAGTCAAGGCACGCTCCAGACAATCTATGAATTTCAAACTGCCATTTGCCTTTTAACAGGAATGGATGTTGCTAACGCTTCATTGTATGACGGACCAACAGCCTGCGCCGAAGCTGCTCTTATGGCTTGCCGTCTAACTGACAGACAGCATATCTATGTTGCTCAATCGGTCAATCCTGAATACCAGAAAGTGACCAAGACTTATGCCCAATCTTGCGGACTGCAGTTTGACACACTTGCGACACCGGATGGCTACTTGTCCGACAAGTTTGAAATTGCTGACGATGCATCCTGCGTGATTGTGCAATACAGCAATTACTTCGGCATTTTGGAAGATCTTCAAGCAATAAGCAAAAAGGCCAAGGAAAAAGGAGCCCTGCTTGTTGTCGTAAGCGAACCAATCTCACTTGGACTTCTGACGCCACCATCAGAGTTTGGTGCCGATATAGTTATTGGCGATGCGCAACCATGCGGTAATTTCTTATCATTTGGCGGTCCGTCTGCCGGATATCTAGCTTGCCGTAAGGATTTTGTCAGACAGCTACCCGGAAGAATTTGCGGCATGACCGTTGATTCGGAAGGAAAGCGCGCTTATACGCTGACATTGCAGACCCGCGAACAACATATTCGCCGTGCTAAGGCAACTTCAAACATTTGCACCAACCAGGCACTAAATGCTCTTTCCATGCTCGTCTATCTTGTCTTGATGGGACCAATTGGACTTAGGCAGTTGTCGGAAATAAGCGTAAGACGCGCGCATTATTTGCAAGAGCTGCTTACAGCAATTGATGGAGTAAAACTTTCTTTTGCCAAACCGTTCTTCAATGAATTTCTCATTGAGACAACAAAACCGGCCACACTAATTCTGCAGCAATTGCAGAAGAAGGGTGTGCTTGGAGGCATTGCCGTAAGCCTAAACTATCCGCATCTGGAAAAGGCAATTCTCATCACTGTCACTGAAATGAATAGCGTAAAAGACTTGCACAAATACGCCGACGCTCTCAAAGAAATCCTGTCCAATGGACAAGACAAAATGATTACAGCCAATAGCGGAAAAACTGCTGCAACCAATTTAACCAAGTAA
- a CDS encoding GAF domain-containing protein: protein MAKEPAANDPTRRQGQNANNPVNLDARRRLFQSEPRQVNEKSKKNNRPKINEAPAASDLAGREVELIEREIKILSLQQEVEHLRPVSGLYRLVRAMASERNLDSLLSLISRETKAILKCDRASLYVLDNENGELWTTHYDDGPNHEPTVVKLPLSSTSVVGLCARNAETVKIDTAYSDNRFDPEFDRQSGMLTRNVLAVPMLNPGGEVLGVFEAVNKAGGPFAAEDLEWLQGLSVVAGGLIEQTKAYSEMERFMDKTLEMLARTIDKRDPLTAGHSMRVTKYSLLIAEALTIGQPNIDVLRYSAMMHDYGKIGVPESILWKNGRLTPEEYSCVQQHAKFTYDLLITLPFTKRLASVPFVASCHHEKLDGSGYYRGLKGDEIPYLTRIITVADVFDALTSVRHYRNRMAITKVTEIMESGRDNHFDAQMVDTFYSLPADFVLKVMESERGQAQLADLDQFSALSLRRLVELCAGAKGSPEEIVLKDAFEQIYYAGLPSDYQALD from the coding sequence ATGGCCAAAGAGCCTGCCGCTAACGATCCCACAAGAAGACAGGGTCAAAACGCAAACAATCCTGTCAATCTTGATGCGCGTAGGCGTTTGTTTCAGTCTGAGCCCAGACAAGTAAATGAAAAATCCAAGAAAAATAACCGTCCAAAGATAAACGAGGCTCCTGCCGCATCTGACCTTGCCGGGCGCGAAGTGGAATTGATTGAAAGAGAAATCAAAATTCTATCCTTGCAGCAAGAAGTCGAACATTTGCGCCCCGTATCCGGTCTCTACAGACTGGTTAGAGCAATGGCATCCGAGCGCAATCTTGATTCGCTCTTATCTCTCATTAGTCGCGAAACAAAGGCAATTTTGAAATGCGACCGTGCTTCTTTGTATGTTTTAGATAACGAAAATGGTGAACTCTGGACAACACACTACGATGACGGTCCTAACCACGAACCAACTGTAGTTAAGCTGCCTTTGTCCTCGACAAGCGTAGTTGGGCTGTGTGCAAGAAATGCCGAAACGGTAAAAATAGATACGGCATACAGCGACAACCGTTTTGACCCTGAATTTGACAGGCAATCAGGCATGCTTACAAGAAATGTCCTGGCAGTGCCGATGCTCAATCCGGGCGGCGAAGTATTGGGAGTTTTTGAGGCAGTAAACAAAGCAGGCGGTCCTTTCGCTGCAGAAGATTTAGAGTGGTTGCAAGGGCTATCTGTTGTAGCCGGTGGCTTAATTGAACAAACCAAAGCGTACAGTGAAATGGAACGCTTTATGGACAAGACCCTGGAGATGCTGGCACGCACAATTGATAAGCGTGACCCGCTAACAGCCGGACACTCCATGCGTGTCACCAAATACAGCCTATTAATCGCCGAAGCATTAACTATAGGACAACCAAATATTGACGTATTGCGCTATTCAGCAATGATGCATGACTATGGAAAAATTGGTGTGCCGGAGTCAATTTTGTGGAAAAACGGAAGATTGACACCCGAAGAATATTCCTGCGTGCAACAGCATGCCAAATTCACCTACGACCTTTTAATTACTTTGCCATTTACCAAGCGACTGGCTTCAGTTCCTTTTGTAGCCTCCTGCCACCACGAAAAACTTGATGGTTCGGGCTATTACCGTGGACTTAAAGGCGATGAAATTCCTTACCTGACTCGCATCATTACAGTTGCCGATGTCTTCGATGCTCTAACTTCAGTCAGACACTATCGCAATCGCATGGCAATTACCAAAGTTACTGAAATTATGGAATCAGGTCGCGACAATCATTTTGATGCGCAGATGGTCGACACTTTCTATTCCCTGCCTGCTGATTTCGTACTCAAGGTAATGGAGTCAGAGCGCGGTCAAGCACAGCTTGCAGATTTAGATCAGTTCTCGGCTCTAAGCTTAAGGAGACTAGTTGAGTTATGCGCCGGCGCCAAAGGAAGTCCTGAAGAAATAGTACTCAAAGATGCCTTTGAACAGATTTACTATGCCGGGCTGCCTTCTGATTATCAAGCTCTGGATTAG
- a CDS encoding sulfurtransferase — MNFASGVKEISAKALQERIKTNPDLLLLDVREANELAVCKLSNIKHIPLGELPARVNELSNKDSEIVVYCRSGKRSERACQFLTASGYKDVANLDGGILAWAKDIDPSMPNY; from the coding sequence ATGAACTTTGCAAGCGGCGTAAAAGAAATCTCTGCCAAGGCTCTTCAAGAGCGCATTAAAACCAATCCGGATCTTTTGTTATTGGATGTCCGTGAAGCAAATGAACTTGCCGTCTGCAAACTATCAAATATCAAACATATTCCTCTAGGCGAATTACCTGCCCGAGTAAACGAGTTATCCAACAAAGACTCTGAGATTGTTGTTTATTGCCGCTCAGGCAAGCGCTCAGAACGTGCCTGCCAATTCCTTACTGCCTCCGGCTACAAAGACGTGGCAAACCTAGATGGCGGCATTCTTGCCTGGGCCAAAGACATAGATCCAAGCATGCCGAATTACTAG
- a CDS encoding DEAD/DEAH box helicase family protein, producing the protein MVINTQSANETVDGSAISIADLSFQYPLRRYQQEILELVKIKLKRGENKLHIVAPPGAGKTIIGLQLVSEFKCPSLIVSPNTTIQSQWGQKLELFMPPHLKSYGLDDLIGTHEDMPLKPITTLTYQVLSTPGREQEYLERLARKSWLEEICRAQSLSAGNAELRMIELMQNNPREYQNEVSRHLSRLRRRLTEVLDLKEVLHDNALELLQSLRRQKFALVIFDECHHLTDYWAAVMTHLVKRLDNAVVIGLTGTPPEGKSNQQENRYLTLVGEIDYQVPTPALVKEGGLAPFQDLVHITQPTETEYSFLELQHEDFHTLVDELTKRRSEEKQSPLTAWVQARLDEFLSSDEKNMPEWQRELTTACIRYLWRLEKPLPKGIELSEQLCQSPLLDDWMNILEDYALRKLKISSEASDHEMYQVIKSAVRKLGYALTEQGIRKQASPVDRVLAFSKNKAHAVAEILNLEYRSLDDRLRAAVVTDFERMSALETKSLKGVLTAESGGAIGVFHELLKEPIAEFVNPCLVTGSLLLVDKRIGEQFLTAAEQYVKQEGLKLALSKIDNDEFGYCEITGNSSAWETRLYVGLATELFERGLSKCLIGTRGLFGEGWDSQALNTLIDLTTTTSPVSVKQLRGRSLRINTNDPLGGRKVANNWDVVCVAPQLEKGLNDYSRFVRKHDGYFGIADDGQIECGVGHVHPAFSELTPADVFASSEELNTEMNLRALARDGIYDLWKVGQPYANKSLGCVELTRLKKMALTPPHIRQDLPYKEHIKYLRSHLNGIWLEYLGIGSAVSAILAYMLTSYGILVFAAALPLVFSLVIAIRKHSSLYDRLKAQVCQPNTQESSLKDMALAVFSALQQMRLLPNYLEHKAVTVTRRSDGSFRVFLDEAEEVHADIFAAAFEETMAPLNNQPYIMPKYEYSLEPVEPIEVLEKQEESSDGTKEIPKPISTQTKDPVERFFKSYLAGKCEPYIASYHAIPKVLARSEKGRETFEAAWNKYVSPGFIIETETKPHLLKRYFGIGPSLAHKLIWE; encoded by the coding sequence ATGGTAATCAACACGCAAAGTGCCAATGAAACTGTCGATGGAAGCGCAATATCAATTGCCGACCTGTCGTTTCAGTATCCTCTAAGGCGTTATCAGCAAGAAATTCTTGAACTGGTCAAAATAAAGCTCAAGCGTGGTGAAAACAAGCTGCACATTGTGGCACCACCAGGAGCCGGCAAAACCATTATTGGCTTGCAGCTTGTCTCCGAGTTTAAGTGTCCCAGTTTGATAGTCAGTCCCAACACCACCATTCAGTCGCAGTGGGGACAAAAACTTGAACTCTTCATGCCACCACATCTAAAGTCTTACGGCCTGGATGATTTGATAGGCACTCATGAAGACATGCCGCTTAAGCCGATAACCACCCTAACCTATCAAGTCTTATCCACTCCCGGTCGCGAACAGGAATATTTAGAGCGCCTGGCACGCAAATCCTGGCTTGAAGAAATCTGCAGGGCTCAAAGTCTTTCAGCAGGGAATGCCGAATTGCGCATGATTGAACTCATGCAAAACAATCCTCGTGAATATCAAAACGAAGTCTCTCGGCACTTAAGCCGTTTAAGAAGACGACTTACAGAAGTGCTGGATTTAAAAGAAGTACTGCACGACAATGCGCTGGAACTTCTGCAATCTTTGCGCCGGCAAAAATTTGCGCTTGTGATTTTTGATGAATGCCACCACTTAACCGACTACTGGGCCGCTGTGATGACGCACTTAGTTAAGCGCCTAGACAATGCCGTCGTCATAGGTCTTACAGGAACTCCGCCTGAAGGCAAATCCAATCAGCAAGAAAATCGCTATCTAACTTTAGTTGGTGAAATTGACTACCAAGTACCCACACCGGCTCTTGTTAAAGAAGGCGGATTGGCTCCCTTTCAGGATCTGGTGCATATTACTCAACCAACAGAAACCGAATATTCATTTTTGGAGTTACAACACGAAGACTTCCATACTCTAGTTGATGAGCTGACAAAGCGAAGAAGCGAGGAAAAACAATCGCCTTTAACTGCTTGGGTTCAAGCAAGGCTGGATGAGTTTTTGTCCTCGGATGAGAAAAATATGCCTGAATGGCAACGAGAACTAACTACTGCCTGCATAAGATATCTCTGGCGTCTGGAGAAGCCCTTACCCAAAGGCATTGAATTGTCCGAACAACTTTGCCAGTCTCCATTACTGGATGACTGGATGAACATCCTGGAAGACTATGCACTGCGCAAATTGAAGATAAGTTCAGAAGCAAGCGACCATGAGATGTACCAGGTAATTAAATCAGCAGTACGCAAACTTGGTTATGCTCTAACAGAACAAGGCATTCGCAAACAAGCATCGCCTGTGGACAGGGTGCTTGCTTTCAGCAAGAACAAGGCTCATGCGGTTGCGGAAATATTGAACCTGGAATACAGAAGTCTGGATGACCGCTTGCGTGCAGCTGTCGTCACTGACTTTGAGCGCATGTCCGCGCTTGAGACAAAGAGTCTAAAAGGCGTCCTCACTGCCGAATCAGGCGGCGCAATCGGTGTCTTCCATGAATTACTCAAGGAGCCTATTGCTGAATTTGTAAATCCTTGTCTGGTTACCGGCTCACTTCTTCTTGTAGATAAGCGTATTGGCGAGCAATTTCTGACAGCAGCTGAGCAATACGTAAAACAAGAAGGTCTTAAACTAGCACTCTCAAAAATAGACAATGATGAATTTGGTTACTGTGAAATAACAGGTAATTCCAGCGCTTGGGAAACAAGGCTTTACGTAGGTCTGGCCACAGAATTGTTTGAGCGTGGATTATCCAAATGTCTTATAGGCACGCGTGGCTTATTTGGCGAAGGATGGGACAGTCAGGCGTTAAATACACTGATTGATCTGACAACAACAACTTCCCCTGTATCAGTCAAACAATTGCGTGGTCGTTCATTGCGTATCAACACTAACGATCCTCTAGGTGGGCGCAAAGTAGCCAACAACTGGGATGTTGTCTGTGTGGCGCCGCAACTGGAAAAAGGACTAAACGACTACAGCCGCTTTGTGCGCAAGCACGATGGCTATTTTGGTATTGCCGACGACGGACAAATTGAATGCGGTGTAGGCCACGTGCATCCGGCATTTTCCGAACTAACACCAGCTGATGTTTTTGCCTCTTCAGAAGAACTAAATACCGAGATGAATTTGCGCGCTCTTGCCCGCGATGGTATTTATGATCTCTGGAAAGTTGGACAACCTTATGCCAACAAATCGCTTGGCTGTGTCGAGCTTACTCGATTGAAGAAAATGGCTCTCACTCCGCCTCACATAAGACAAGACTTGCCCTACAAAGAACACATCAAGTACCTGCGCTCACATTTAAACGGCATCTGGCTGGAATATCTAGGCATTGGCAGCGCAGTCTCCGCTATTCTTGCTTATATGCTTACCTCGTATGGCATTCTTGTGTTTGCCGCCGCCTTGCCTTTAGTCTTTTCTTTGGTAATAGCAATAAGAAAACACTCGTCTTTATACGATAGGCTCAAAGCACAAGTCTGCCAACCAAACACGCAAGAATCTTCTCTTAAGGACATGGCATTAGCTGTATTTTCTGCGCTGCAGCAGATGCGCCTGCTGCCCAATTACCTGGAGCATAAAGCAGTCACAGTCACTAGAAGATCTGACGGCTCGTTTCGCGTATTTTTAGATGAGGCAGAAGAAGTACATGCAGATATTTTCGCCGCTGCATTTGAAGAGACTATGGCACCTCTCAATAATCAGCCTTACATTATGCCCAAATACGAGTACTCACTTGAACCTGTCGAACCAATCGAAGTCCTGGAAAAACAAGAAGAGTCTTCAGATGGAACGAAAGAAATTCCCAAGCCAATTTCCACACAAACAAAGGACCCGGTAGAAAGATTTTTCAAATCATACTTGGCAGGCAAATGCGAGCCCTATATTGCCTCCTACCATGCCATTCCCAAGGTGCTTGCCCGCTCAGAAAAAGGGCGTGAAACCTTTGAAGCAGCCTGGAATAAGTATGTAAGCCCTGGTTTTATCATCGAAACAGAGACAAAGCCGCATCTCTTAAAACGCTATTTCGGCATTGGCCCAAGTCTGGCTCATAAGCTCATCTGGGAGTAG
- the lepB gene encoding signal peptidase I produces the protein MEPVEPTAKTQTESQKVSSQKIEARKAGGLKGFIKEMVELVVVTLVLLIVIRWLFAEARYIPSSSMEPTLQIEDRLLVEKLSGHLGKPIQRGDILVFYPPPIEMGGRDLSNDPRYILGRLTGLPFLPNEPAFIKRVIGLPGDSLRIQRGVGVFINGELLDESSYIKEKPNYDLTTMEDIGGRSSTGGAIRPYGQSKDQIVVPAGQLFMMGDNRNNSEDSHVWGFLDEKRVIGRAWLLFWRRLDLGIPHYPRFPQDGED, from the coding sequence ATGGAACCCGTAGAACCAACGGCAAAGACTCAGACCGAATCTCAAAAGGTCTCCAGCCAAAAAATAGAAGCTCGTAAAGCCGGTGGTCTTAAAGGCTTCATCAAGGAAATGGTAGAACTGGTTGTTGTCACCCTTGTTTTGCTCATTGTTATTCGTTGGTTGTTTGCAGAAGCTCGCTACATTCCGTCTTCTTCGATGGAGCCGACCCTGCAAATTGAAGACCGCTTACTTGTGGAAAAACTTTCCGGCCACCTGGGCAAACCAATTCAGCGTGGCGACATTTTGGTTTTCTATCCGCCACCAATTGAAATGGGCGGACGCGATTTAAGTAATGACCCTCGCTATATTCTGGGTCGCTTAACGGGTCTGCCCTTTTTGCCAAACGAGCCGGCTTTTATTAAACGAGTAATTGGTCTGCCGGGAGACAGTTTAAGAATTCAAAGAGGGGTCGGCGTCTTCATTAACGGCGAACTCTTGGATGAGTCGTCTTATATCAAAGAAAAGCCCAATTATGACTTGACGACGATGGAAGACATTGGCGGACGCTCGTCCACAGGTGGTGCAATACGTCCATATGGTCAGAGCAAAGACCAAATTGTCGTGCCTGCCGGCCAACTATTTATGATGGGCGACAACCGCAACAATTCCGAAGACAGCCACGTATGGGGCTTCCTGGATGAAAAGCGGGTGATCGGTCGCGCCTGGCTTCTCTTCTGGCGCCGGCTTGATCTAGGAATTCCGCACTACCCGCGCTTCCCACAAGATGGCGAAGACTAG